One genomic window of Leptospira paudalimensis includes the following:
- a CDS encoding TrkH family potassium uptake protein yields MEHLRPIGRVFYILFGFLSVTILILDFGFYYPEEWKPYVTISIRTLVSFFICYETLHLTFTNKKWKEYLNLHKIELIILLMLALEMIYEENIIQILKSYHISGNDTTLIFLSANQFLFLFSNLAHFFRLSKKRDSKKLNPSIVFVTSFAFIISVGVCFLHFPKSTLEHVNTIDIIFTTISATCVTGLSTVDISSQFTLTGQLVILLLIQVGGLGLMTLTSFFSIFLTGKGSVSDTLMIKDLLSEETMGRAKEILKQITLQTLSIELIGAVFLFYSFPENYPLPLPEKIYYSVFHSISAFCNAGFSLMPNGLATDAFKESEGFLSVIMLLIVFGGLGFPVIYQLRTKLLNPFDPKFRWSITSKLVFFVTGFLLLFGTVSCYFLESHLSLKDLPIEKQIFHSLFYSVTTRTAGFNTFDLSLMGYPMTFISFFLMWVGASPVSTGGGIKTTTLAISFMNISNQVRGKEKMEIGHRMIANSTIARASATIVLSLFVIFIAIFCLLLTENANFIDLCYEVVSAFGTVGLTRGLTPYLSDFGKILICIVMFVGRVGILTLLIAVSKKVDHISYEYPKEYVVVG; encoded by the coding sequence ATGGAACACCTCCGGCCAATAGGCAGAGTGTTTTACATCCTTTTTGGTTTTTTATCAGTTACAATTTTAATTTTAGATTTTGGTTTTTATTATCCCGAAGAATGGAAACCATACGTTACTATCTCCATTCGAACGTTAGTTAGTTTTTTTATCTGTTATGAAACCTTACACTTAACTTTCACAAATAAAAAATGGAAGGAATACCTAAACTTACATAAGATTGAACTTATCATATTATTGATGTTAGCTTTGGAAATGATATATGAGGAAAATATCATTCAAATCTTAAAATCTTATCATATTTCTGGAAATGACACTACACTGATTTTTTTATCGGCAAATCAGTTTTTGTTTCTATTTTCCAATTTAGCCCACTTCTTTCGATTATCCAAAAAAAGAGATTCTAAAAAACTCAACCCATCCATCGTTTTTGTTACTTCTTTTGCTTTTATCATTTCTGTTGGAGTGTGTTTTTTACATTTCCCTAAATCAACTCTCGAACACGTAAATACAATCGATATCATTTTTACAACGATTAGTGCAACCTGTGTTACGGGTTTATCAACAGTTGATATTAGTAGCCAATTCACACTCACGGGTCAGCTTGTGATTTTACTTTTGATTCAAGTTGGTGGACTCGGACTCATGACTCTAACCAGTTTTTTTTCCATTTTTTTAACTGGAAAAGGTTCGGTAAGTGATACCTTGATGATCAAAGATCTTCTTTCAGAAGAAACAATGGGTCGTGCAAAGGAAATTTTAAAACAAATTACATTACAAACTTTATCCATCGAACTGATTGGTGCAGTATTTCTATTTTATAGTTTTCCAGAAAACTATCCCCTTCCATTACCTGAAAAAATTTATTATTCAGTATTCCATTCAATTTCCGCTTTTTGTAATGCAGGTTTTAGTTTAATGCCAAATGGTTTGGCGACGGATGCTTTTAAAGAATCTGAAGGGTTTTTATCAGTTATTATGTTACTTATTGTATTTGGTGGTTTGGGATTTCCCGTTATCTACCAATTACGAACAAAATTATTAAATCCATTTGATCCTAAGTTTCGCTGGTCCATTACATCTAAACTTGTTTTTTTCGTAACGGGTTTTTTACTCTTATTTGGAACAGTAAGTTGTTATTTTCTTGAGAGCCATTTATCTTTAAAAGACTTACCGATTGAGAAACAGATATTTCATTCCTTATTTTATTCAGTGACCACAAGGACAGCTGGTTTTAATACGTTTGATCTATCCTTAATGGGTTACCCAATGACATTCATTTCATTTTTTTTAATGTGGGTTGGTGCATCGCCAGTCTCAACTGGTGGAGGAATCAAAACAACTACGCTTGCTATCTCATTTATGAATATTAGCAATCAGGTTCGAGGAAAAGAAAAAATGGAAATTGGACACCGAATGATTGCAAATTCAACAATTGCAAGAGCAAGTGCAACAATCGTCTTATCTCTATTTGTGATTTTCATAGCGATCTTTTGTCTTTTACTCACAGAAAATGCAAATTTTATCGACTTATGTTATGAAGTGGTTTCAGCATTTGGAACTGTTGGTTTAACAAGAGGATTAACTCCTTATTTATCAGATTTTGGAAAAATCTTAATTTGTATTGTGATGTTTGTAGGAAGAGTAGGAATATTAACTCTACTGATTGCTGTTTCAAAAAAAGTAGATCATATTTCTTACGAATATCCAAAAGAATATGTAGTGGTTGGTTGA